CTGTTCCGCATGGCCGAACTGAAGTATCAACCGAATCCAGTGCTAGAGCGCGCCCTCGACGTTTTATTCATCCTGCACGCCGATCATGAACAAAACTGCAGTACGACCGCTATGCGGACAATTGGCAGTTCGCATTCCGATCCGTACTCAGCATTAACCGGTGCAGCTGCAGCCCTCTACGGCCCACTCCATGGAGGCGCAAATGAAGCAGTGCTAAAGATGCTATCGGAGATCGGTACCGTTGATAACGTACCAAAGATAATCAAGAGCGTGAAGAGCGGAGAAAAAAAATTAATGGGGTTCGGTCACCGGGTCTATAAATCGTACGACCCACGTGCCAAAATCATTAAGCAGACTGCCGATTCTGTCTTCTCCGTAACAAAGCAGAACTCGAGACTTGATATCGCACTTGAGCTCGAACGAATTGCCCTGCAAGATGACTATTTCATCAAACGTCGTTTGTATCCGAACGTTGATTTTTACTCAGGCCTGATCTACGAAGCCATGGGCTTCCAGCCGGCTATGTTCCCGGTACTATTTGCTATCCCCAGAACTGTCGGCTGGATCGCTCAGTGGGAGGAAATGCTACTCGACACCGAACAAAAGATTTCGCGACCTAGACAACTCTACGTTGGCGCGACACAACGCGATTATGTAAATCGAGAAAACCGTTCCTAGCTCTGTCGGTGGTCACCGTGGCAAACGAAAACTGAGACCCATTCCGATAAACACATCCTCAGTTTGTCCAACGAGACCCCTCCCGATGTATAGGTCGAGTTGGACAATATCCGTTAGTAAAAACGTGAGACCGCTGTCCACTGCAATAAACCCTTCACTGGTCACCGT
This genomic window from Vicinamibacterales bacterium contains:
- a CDS encoding citrate synthase; its protein translation is MSKTLTITDNRTGKQYEIPIEHGAIRAMDLRQIKTNADDFGLKTYDPALMNTANCVSRITDIDGDRGVLLYRGYPIEQLAENSDFLETAYLLLSGELPTTAQLNKWKTNVTLHSMLHENVKKFMEGFRYDAHPMGIFLSTVGALSTFYPDAKDIFDEQSRLTQTVRLIAKVPSIAAYAFRHSQGLPYIPPDNELSFTGNFLNMLFRMAELKYQPNPVLERALDVLFILHADHEQNCSTTAMRTIGSSHSDPYSALTGAAAALYGPLHGGANEAVLKMLSEIGTVDNVPKIIKSVKSGEKKLMGFGHRVYKSYDPRAKIIKQTADSVFSVTKQNSRLDIALELERIALQDDYFIKRRLYPNVDFYSGLIYEAMGFQPAMFPVLFAIPRTVGWIAQWEEMLLDTEQKISRPRQLYVGATQRDYVNRENRS